One genomic segment of Panicum virgatum strain AP13 chromosome 2N, P.virgatum_v5, whole genome shotgun sequence includes these proteins:
- the LOC120659680 gene encoding hydroxypyruvate reductase-like produces the protein MGDSSVSNGLGAVTRVLFCGPYWPAATNYTREYLHDYPFIQVDEVGLDQVPDVIQNYNLCVVKNQRIDSDIIAKATQMKIIMQYGVGLEGVDVNAATEHNIKVARIPGSTTGNAVSCAEMAIYLTLGLLRKQKEMDTAVNRRDLGIPVGETLFGKTVLVLGFGAIGVEVAKRLRPFGVKVLATKRNWSSDTLPFDVDEMVDKKGGPEDMYDFAGEANIVITCMALNNETAGIVDHKFLSSMKKGSYLINIARGRLLDYNAVFDHLKSGHLAGLGIDVAWMEPFDPEDPILKFPNVIITPHVAGVTEYSYRTMAKSVGDSPPASCRGAIHGNRICQLNNSY, from the exons ATGGGTGACTCAAGTGTGAGCAATGGCCTTGGCGCTGTCACACGGGTGCTGTTTTGTGGCCCATATTGGCCTGCTGCTACTAATTACACCAGAGAGTATCTCCACGACTATCCCTTCATTCAG GTCGATGAAGTAGGTCTTGATCAAGTACCTGATGTTATTCAAAACTATAATTTATGTGTAGTAAAAAATCAGCGTATAGATTCAGATATCATTGCCAAGGCAACTCAGATGAAGATTATAATGCAGTATGGTGTTGGGTTAGAAG GTGTTGATGTAAATGCTGCTACTgaacacaacatcaaagttgcaCGGATACCTGGAAGTACAACAGGAAACGCAGTCTCTTGTGCAGAAATGGCAATCTATCTTACTCTGGGTCTTCTGCGCAAGCAA AAGGAGATGGACACTGCTGTGAATCGGAGAGACCTTGGCATTCCAGTTGGAGAAACATTATTTGGCAAAACA GTCCTTGTCCTAGGATTTGGAGCCATTGGCGTTGAAGTTGCCAAGAGGCTAAGACCCTTTGGAGTAAAGGTTCTTGCTACCAAAAGAAATTGGTCATCAGATACATTGCCATTTG ATGTTGATGAGATGGTTGACAAGAAAGGTGGTCCAGAGGATATGTATGATTTTGCTGGAGAAGCTAACATTGTTATAACATGCATGGCCTTGAACAACGAAACA GCTGGAATTGTGGATCACAAGTTCCTTTCATCAATGAAAAAG GGATCATATCTGATCAACATTGCGCGAGGACGCCTACTGGACTACAATGCTGTGTTTGATCACCTCAAATCAGGTCATTTAGCTGGTTTGGGCATTGATGTGGCTTGGATGGAGCCATTTGATCCAGAGGATCCTATTCTGAAATTCCCAAATGTTATTATAACACCACACGTGGCTGGAGTCACCGAATATTCTTACAGAACGATGGCAAAG TCTGTTGGTGACAGCCCTCCAGCTTCATGCAGGGGAGCCATTCACGGGAATAGAATTTGTCAACTGAATAATAGCTATTGA